CGAACAGGACGCGGACGTAGCGCTCGTAGCAGCCGATCATCTCGCGGCTCGTCCAGCCGTTGTACTTCTCCGCCAGCGCCAGTGGCGTCTCGTAGTGGGAGATCGTGACCAGCGGTTCGATGCCGTGTTTCTCCAGCTCGTCGAGGACGCGGTCGTAGAAGGCCAGGCCCTCCTCGTTGGGCAGTTCGTCGTCGCCGTGCGGGAAGACGCGGCTCCAGGCGATCGAGAAACGGAAGACGGAGAAGCCCATCTCGGCGAAGAGGGCGATGTCCTCGGCGTAGCGGTGGTAGAAGTCGATGCCCTGCAGTTTGAGGTTGTCGGGCGTGGGGTGGGGGGTGCGCGGGCCCGCGAGGCCGCGGGGCAGGACGTCCTGGATGGAGACGCCCTTGCCGCCCTGGTCGTGGGCGCCCTCGATCTGGTTGGCGGCCGTCGCCCCGCCCCAGAGGAAGGACTCCGGGAAGGCGTCCGGGGAGGGGCGGGTGGCGGTCGGGTCGGTCATGCGTGTCTCCTCAGCCGACGAGGTCGAGTGCGGCGCGGCGGGGCTGTACGTCGCCGGTGGCCGTGGGCACGACGGCGGTGTGGGCGCCCGGGTCGGTCACGATCAGGACGGTGATCGGGTCGTAGCCCGCGTCCGTGATCACCTGGAGGTCGACGTCGGTCAGCGGATCGCCGGCGTTCACGCGCTGCCCCTGGGCGACGGCGGGGGTGAAGCCCCTGCCCTGCAACTCCACGGTGTTCAGGCCGATGTGCACGAGCACCTCGACGCCCGAGTCGCTGCGGATGCCGAACGCGTGCGGCATGACGCTGACGAGGGTGCCGCTCAACGGCGCGTACACCTTGCCCTCGCTGGGAATCACCGCCAGGCCGGAGCCCATCGCGCCGGAGGCGAACACCTGGTCGGCGACCTCGGCGAGCGGGACGACCTTCCCCGCGACGGGTGCCACGAGTGTCGCGATCCCGTCCTGGGACGCCGTCCCGCCCTGGGACGCCTTGCCGTGGGAAGCCGCGTCCGAGGGGCTCCCGCTCGCCGCGGGCAGGTCCTTGAATCCGACGACGAGGGTCAGCGCGAAGGCGATGACCATGCCGATCCCACAGCCGAGGAGCTGGAGGGCGAAGCTGCCGACGTTCAGGGTGGAGGTCACCGTGATGGCGCCGGGCAGGACGAAGCTCGTCGCCGCCGAGCCGCCCGCCGTCGCGATGCCGCCGCCGACCGCGCCGCCCACGCAGGCGAAGACGAACGGACGCTTGAGCCGCAGCGTGACGCCGTAGACCGCGGGCTCGGTGACGCCCGCGAGGAAGCCCGACAGGGCGGCCGGTCCGGCCACCGCCTTCAGGTCGCGGTCGCGGGTCCGCAGGAACACCGCGAACGTGGCCGCGGCCTGGGCGAGCACCGGTGCGAACAGCGCCCCTGCCAGATCGGTGTGGCCCGTGGTCGCCAGTTGCTGGAACGCGATCGGGATGAAGGCCCAGTGGAGGCCGAAGACGACGAGGACCTGCCACAGACCGCCGAGCAGGGTGCCCGCCGCCCAGGGGGACAGCCCCCACAGCTGGTCGACACCGGACGCGAGCGTGTCGCCGATCCAGGTCGAGACCGGCCCGATGGCGAGGAAGGAGGCCGGCACGACGAGCGCGAGCGTGACCAGGGGGGTTCCGAAGTTGCGCACCATGGCGGGCAGCACGCGCTCCGCCAGGCGCTCCACGTGCGACTGGACGTACACCGCCAGGATGGTCGGGACGACGGCGGACAGGTAGTTGGCCATGACGACCGGGATGCCGAGGAAGGTCAGCTTGCCCCCGCCCTGGGCGAACGCCTGCAGCGTCACGCTGGCGCCGTGCGCGCCGGGCATGACGGCGATGGTGGCGGAGTAGACGAGGGCGCAGGCGATGACGATCGCCGTGAACTGGTTCGCCTTGAAACGCTTGGCGGCGGTGACGGCCAGCAGGATCGGCAGGAACTGGAAGACGGCGTCGGCAGCGGCGAACCAGATGGCGTACGTCGACGTGGCGCCGAAGCCGGGGCTGATCTTCACCGCGACCGTGAGGAGCGCCTTGAGCAGCCCGGCCGCCGCCAGGGTCCACAGGAACGGGATGAAGATGCTGGTGACGAGGTCGATCACGCGGGAGAGCGGACCGCCGGTGGAGCCGCCGCCCGTCCCGTCCACGCCCTGGGCGACGACCGCGTCGTAGACGTGGCCGACGGTGTTCCCGATGACGACCTGGAACTGGCCGCCCGCCTCGACGACGGTGATGACACCGCTGGTGGATTCCACGGCGGCCTTGTCGGCCCTGGACGGGTCGACGAGAACGAAACGCAACCTGGTCGCGCAGTGGGCGAGGGATCTGACGTTGCCCTTGCCGCCGACGCCCCGCAGGACCTCTTCGGCGATCGATTCGTACGTGCTTGTGGTTGTCACGGCTCCTCCTCGAGCCCCGCTGTCCTGGAACCGCGTGCCGACCGTCGTGCCGACCGTCGTGCCGATCTTCGGCAACAAAAAAACCCAAGCCGTGACCCTGCGAGCCGCTTGGAAAGCGGCGGGTCTCAGCTTGGGTTTTGCCTGTGGTCCAGTAACAATCCCAGCTTTGGTAAGACGCCCTTGGGGTGTCTTGGGGCGAGACAGTAGACGCCGTCTTTCACGACTGTCCAGACGCTGGGCATCACATTTTTCCGCCGGGTGATCCATAGGGTGTGGCGGTCGTCTCATTGACGCCTGGGCGGATACGCGGCTAGCGTGCGCGACACGGATTGTGACCGGCGTGAGCCGGGCAAGACCTGGGACGAGTTGCCTTGAGGCGACCGCTCCCGGGTCTTTTTTTATGCGTCGACCGGTCCGGCATTGACGGACCTCTTCCCTTTTCCGACTCCGTGAAATGACGGCGCATACGCAATGGAACCCAAGGAGTGGAAATGCCGGAACGCTACGCGACCGTCCAATGCTCGCGGGGACTGCACGCCCGCCCTGCGGCCGCCCTCGCCCGGGAGGCCGCGGCGACGAGCCATCGCATCACCATTCGCAGACCCGACGGCAACCCGGTACCGGCGAGCAGCACGCTCATGGTGCTGAGTCTGGGCCTCAAGGAGGGCGAGAAGGTCATTCTCACCTCCGACGACGAGACAGCCGGCCCCGCACTCGACCAGCTGGCAGCCCTTCTCGCCACGGACCTCGACGCACAGGGATGACCCCCTACGCCCACGGACGGTGGCGGTCAGCGTGGCCCGTGGGGCGTTCAGCGTGTGGTCGTGGCCAGGCGCAGGCCCAGGGCTACGAGTACGCCTCCGCTGACCGCGTCGACGCGGCGTCGGATCCTGGGCCGGCGGAACCAGGCTCCGGCGCGGCCCGCGACGGCGGCCAGGCCGAGGTAGAACGCCGTCTCGATGAGCACCTGCACCGCGGCCAGCAGCGCGGTGGTGGCGAACAGGGGGCGGTTCGCCGGAACGAACTGCGGATAGAACGCGATCATGAAGAAGGCGGCCTTGGGGTTGGCCAGCATCACCACGGTTCCCTCACCGAAGGCCGCCCACCATCCCCCTCGGCTGACGGGCGGCGTGATCGACGCGTCCGTGTCCGCCGGTGCGGCCTCGGCGCCGGTGCGGCTACGCCAGGCCGTGCGCCATGCCTTGACGCCGAGACAGACGAGGAACACCGCGCCGACCACACGCAGCACGACGAACGCCACCTCGGAGGCCGCCACGAGGGCGGCCAGACCGGCACCGGCGGCCAGGGCCCACAGGTACAGGCCCGCTTCGAGCCCCAGGACGGTGGGTACTGCCGCCCGCGGGCCGCGGAACGCCGCCTGGCGGAAGACCAGGAGCATCGCCGGCCCCGGTGACGCCGAGATGAGCAGCACGGCGACCGCGAACGCGGGTAACAACGCGAGGATGTCCATGAGTTGATCGTGCCAGCGGCTCCCAGGCCGCTCAACCGCTAGCGGACGTCGACGAAGTCGCCGGTCGCGTTGACCGCCGGAGTCGTCGCCGTGCCCGCGAAGCTGTAGCGGAAGTAGCCGTCGGTGGAGGCGGTGACGGTCGTCTTGAGGTTGCCCGTCGAGTTGGACTTGATCGTCTTCACCGTGGTGTAGGTGTTGCTGCCCTTCTTGCGGAACTGCAGCTTCACCGGCTGGTTCGCGTAGCCGTGGTACAGGTTGTCCTCCCAGTTGGCCCGGGAGAGCTTGCCGGTGACCGTGATGGTCTTGCCCTTCTTCACCGGCTCCGGCGAGGCGTCGACCGTCAGCTTCGAGTGGCGCTGCACCTTGAACGTGGTGGCCGCGTCCCGGTGGATGTAGTCGTAGTCATGGGCGGAGACCAGCGTCCTGAGGTTCCAGGTGGCCGCCGCCTTGTTGTCGACGAAGCCGGTCGCCGCCTGCGGGTCGAAGGTCAGCGTGCCCGTGCAGGTCGACGTGGTGGCGCTCACCTCGACGCACGTGATCTCGCCGTCCTCGTACCAGATCTGCGCGTAGTTCGGCTTGGGGCCGGAGGCGCTGATGTACGTGGTCTCCTTGATGCCCGAGTCGTCCGACGCGGTCACCGAGACCTTGGCGGTCACCGCCTTGGTGGTGCCGACGACGACCGGTTTGCCGCCGTTGACGACGACCTTGTCGATCGTGATGTCGCCCGAGCCGCCGTCTTCCGCCTGGGCGGCGGTGCCGCCGAGGGCGGTGGCCACCAGTGCGACGCCGGTGCCGAGCAGGGCAAGGCGCGTGGTCGCGCGCATGCGTGTCCCCCCATGAAGTTTTCGAGTGGTCGGAGGGAGAGTAATCCGTTGGCCAAGGGTTCACCACCGCGTTGTTTCGACGCCTCCCCCGAAAACTCGTGGCAGATCCGTGCGCCGTTGCGGAAGACTCGAGGGCTGACCGATGAGTTCTGCCGGGTGTGCCGGTCTTCATCGGTGTCATCGATCCATTGATCCATCGATCCACTTCCGGCCGGCGACCCTCGGCTGCGAGGCGACTGTGATCAGGAACCCCAGCGAGGAGCTGTCATGTCAGCTGTGATGCGAGAACGGCCGGCCGTGCGGGCGGGCCGCACACCGATGGTGGTGCGGCTGCTGGTGCTGGCCACGTTCGTGGTGATCCTCAACGAGACCATCATGATCAACGCGATCCCGCGGCTGATGGAGTCGTTGCACATCACCGAGCAGTCGGCGCAGTGGGTGTCCACCGCCTTCATGCTGACCATGGCCGCCGTCATCCCGGTCACCGGCTGGTTCCTGCAGCGGGTCACCACCCGCCAGGCCTACGCCATCGCCATGGGCGTGTTCCTCGCGGGTACCGCCCTGTCGGCCGTCGCGCCGACCTTCGAGGTGCTGCTGCTGGGCCGGATCGTGCAGGCCGCGGGCACGGCCGTGATGATGCCGCTGCTGATGACCACGTTGATGATCGTGGTGCCCGAGCACGACCGCGGCCGGGTGATGGGCAACGTCACCCTGGCGATCTCGGTGGCGCCGGCGCTCGGTCCCGCCGTGTCCGGACTGATCCTCCAGGTCGGGTCCTGGCGGCTGCTGTTCGTGGTCGTCCTGCCGATCGCGGCTCTGGTGACCGTGTTCGGGCTGCGCAAGGTGGAGAACATAGGCGAGCCGCAGGTGAGCTCCATCGACTGGTTCAGCGTCGGCGTGGCGGCGCTCGGCTTCGGCGGGCTGGTGTACGGCCTGAGCCTCTTCGGGGACACCGACGGCAGTGTCGCCTCGGCCATCGGCATCGCCGTCGCCGGGGCCGCGGCCATCGCGGTGTTCGTCGTCCGCCAGCTCAAGCTGCAGCGCACCGATGTGCCGCTGATGGACCTGCGCACCCTCGGGCACCGCACCTACGCCCTGTCCCTGGCCCTGATGTCCATCGGGTTCCTGGCGATGCTCGGGTCGATGATCCTGCTCCCGCTGTACCTGCAGAACCTGCGCGGGCTCAGCCCGCTGGAGACCGGCCTGCTGCTCATGCCGGGCGGTCTGGTCATGGGCCTGCTGGGCCCGACCGTCGGGAAGGTGTTCGACAAGTTCGGCAGTCGTCCGCTGGTGCTGCCCGGCTCGGTCGGCATGGTGCTCGCCCTCGGCGGGTTCACCCAGGTCTCGATGACGATGCCGTACTGGCAGGTGCTGGGGCTGCACGCGCTGCTGATGGTCAGCCTGGCGGCGACGTTCACCCCGGTCTTCACACTCGGCATGGGCGCGCTGCCCCCGCACCTGTACTCGCACGGCAGCTCGATGCTCGGGACGCTGCAGCAGGTCGCCGCGGCGTTCGGAACCGCGCTGGTGGTGACCGTGATGTCCGCGCGCACCAGCCACCTGGTAGCCGACGGCATCGCCGCAGCGCCCGCGCAGGTGGGCGGGATGAAGCTGGCGTTCGGCGTCGCGGCCGCCCTCGCCCTGCTGACGATCGCCGTCGCGGCGAAGCTGCCGCACCGCATCGCGGACGCCGGCGCCCAGGAGCACGACGGCGCCGACACGGACGTGCCCGCCGACGGACGCCCCGGCCACGGGGAGCCCGCCACCGCCGACACGGACGTGCCTGGCGACGGACGCCCCGGCCGGGGCGAGCCCGTCACCGCCGACGAGATCTGACGGGCGTGGGCGTCCCGCGCGGGACGCCCACGCCGGGCGAGACGTACGCGCCGGAACACCTGGAAGATTCCTCGTCGCCAGGAGGAGAGCCATGGGCAGGGTCATCTGTGACATCACCGTCTCGGTCGACGGCTATGCGGCGGGGGTCGGCCAGAGCGAGGAACGGCCGTTCGGTGCCGACGGCGGAGACGGGACCGGGAACAGGCTGCACGCCTGGATGTTCGAGACTCCCGACGAGAACCGGGCCGAGGTCGAGGCGATGACCGCCGCCGGGGCCTTCGTCATGGGGCGGAACATGTTCGGCCCGGTGCGGGGTGCCTGGGACCGGCGGTGGAACGGCTGGTGGGGCGGCGATCCGCCGTTCCACGCGCCGGTGTTCGTACTGACCCATCACCCGCGTGAGCCGGAGCCGATGGACGGCGGCACGACGTACCACTTCGTCACCGACGGGATCGCGTCGGCGCTGGAGCGGGCGCGTGCGGCGGCCGGTGGCGGCGATGTCCTGGTCCTCGGCGGCGCGACCACCGTCAACCAGTACCTCGCCGCCGGTCTGGTCGACGAGCTGCGGCTGCACATCGTGCCGCTCACGCTCGGCGCCGGCACGCGGTTGTTCGACGGCGTGCCCCCGCTGGACCTGGAGCAGGTGGCGTCGCGGTCGGCGAGGCAGGTCACCCACGTGCGCTACCGCGTGCTGTCCTGAGCCGCACGCGGGGGGAAGTACGACGACGGACGCGACAACTCCGCTCCGCGCGCGGGAAATTCCGTTGCCCGGGCCGGAGGGCGGTGGACACCCTTCCGGTATGACCACGAGTTCTCCCGCCGACGGCCGTGCGGGTATCGACGCGGCGTTGGTGAGGCGGCTGATCGCCGCGCAGTTCCCGCAGTGGAGCCGTCTGAGCGTGACACCGGTCGAGGTCGACGGCTGGGACAACCGGACCTACCGGCTCGGCGAGACGATGACCGTGCGGCTGCCCACCGCCGAGCACTACGCCCCCGCCGTCGCCAAGGAAAACCGCTGGCTGCCGGTGCTCGCGCCGTCGCTGCCGGTCCCTGTTCCGCCGATCGTGGCGCGCGGCCGGCCCGGGGAAGGCTATCCCTACGACTGGTCGGTCCGCGGCTGGCTGGACGGTGAGGTGGCCCGTCCCGAACGCATCGCCGACCTGCCGCGGTTCGCGGAGTCGGTGGCCGGGTTCCTCCGCGCCCTGTGGGCCGTCGACCCCACGGGCGGGCCGCCGGCCGGGGCGCACAGCTTCTACCGGGGCGCGCCGCCGGCCCACTACGACGACGAGACGCGCCGCGCCCTGGCGGCGCTCGCCGGACGCGTCGACACCGACCGGGCCGCCGCGGTGTGGGACGCGGCGCTGCGGGCGACCTGGCGGGGGCGGCCGGTCTGGTTCCACGGCGACGTCGCCGCCAACAACCTGCTGGTCAGGGACGGCGAGCTGGCCGCCGTCATCGACTTCGGCACCTCCGGTGTCGGGGATCCGGCCTGCGATCTGGTGATCGCCTGGACGATGTTCACCGGCGACAGCCGCGAGGCGTTCCGCCGTGCCGTGGACCAGGACAGCTCTGCCTGGGCACGGGCGCGCGGGTGGGCGCTGTGGAAGGCCCTGATCTGCCTGGCGCGGGACATCGACACGGATGCCGAGGAGGCGGCCGTCCATCGCCGGGTCATCGACGAGGTCCTGGCCGTGAATTGGCGGTTAATCGGGGCTGACGGGCAATGAACCATTGGAAATGGAGAGATCCCACCACACAACCAAACCCAATTCCCCGCCGTCACACCACATTGCGAGAACCATTCCCTTTCACGGAGGTTTTGCAATGTCCTCTTCCCGGACCGGCCGTCGTTCCTTACGGCTCTCGTCGGCGCTGACGCTGCTGCTCGGCGCGGGCATGGCGTCCTCGCTCCTCCTGGGCGGCACCGCCGCCGCGGCGACGCCCGCCGCACCAGCCACCGCAGCCGTCGCGTCCGACGGGCGGGCGATCGTCTACACCGCCGCCCCCGGGCAGACCAACGACGTGACCGTCACCGCGACGATCAACGACGACTCCTCGCGGATCACCTACCTGATCGACGACTCGGTCCCGATCGGCGCGGGCACCGACTGCGCGTACCCCAGCGCCACGGACCGGACCAAGGTCGCCTGCACGGTCGGCACCCTGGAGAGCCAGGACCCGTACCCCGCCCTGAGGATGTCCCTCGGCGACGGCGACGATGTCGTCGCCTACGCCAACGCCACCGACCAGGCGTACTACTTCGCCTCCCTCGATCTCGGCGCCGGCCGGGACGCGTACACCGAGACCGGCGACGTCAGCGGCAACGGCGTCTCCGGCGGCGCGGGCGACGACCACCTCACGGTCGGCGAGGTCACCGTGGTGTGGGGGGACGCCGGCGACGACACCCTCCGCGGCGGCGCCGGGTCCCTCGCGAAGGGCGGCGACGGCGACGACACGATCCGCTCCTCGGGCGAGGACAGCCACGCCGACGGCGGCGCGGGCGGGGACACGCTCCTCGGCGGGGCCGGCCGGCAGCACCTGTCCGGCGACGACGGCGACGACCTGATCCGCGGCGGTGCCGGCAACGACTTCCTCTACGGCGGGAGGGGCCACGACATCCTCCACGGGGAGGACGGCGACGACACGATGTACGGGAACAGCGGGAACGACGAACTGTACGGCGGCCGGGGCACGGACACGCTCTCCGGCGGGCCCGGCAGGAACGTCGTCCGCCAGGACTGACCACAACACTCCTCTTTGATCCGGAAGCCATCCGAAACATTCGAAGACCGGAACCCTGCCCTCCGAGCCGGAAGGGCAGGGCACTTCCCGCACACACGACACCCGCCCGCTCCAAGTACCGCCTGAGCAGCGGCAATTGCCAGAACCCGGGACACGAGTCGCCACGAACATTTCGCAACACTCGCCGAAACTATTGACAGTTGACAGGGCCAGGCCAACACTCCCGATGACAGAGCTCCCCCGTCACCCACCCCCACGAGGACGAGGAGGAAGCACCCCCATGAAGAAGTCATCAGGCAGGCTGCGGCTGTTCCTCAGCGGTGTCTGCACCCTGCTGCTGGTCGCGGCGGCGGCCATCGCGCTGCCGGGCACCGCCCACGCCGACACGGTCGTCAACCGGAACCAGACCGGCACCCACAACGGGTACTACTACTCGTTCTGGACGGACGCACCGGGCACGGTGTCCATGACCCTGTCCGGGGCCGGCAGTTACAGCACCTCCTGGCGGAACACCGGCAACTTCGTCGCCGGCAAGGGCTGGAGCACCGGCGCCCGCCGCACGGTGAGCTACTCGGGCACGTTCAACCCGTCCGGCAACGCCTATCTGACCCTCTACGGCTGGACGGCGAACCCGCTCGTCGAGTACTACATCGTCGACAACTGGGGCACGTACCGGCCCACGGGCACGTACAAGGGGACCGTCACCAGCGACGGCGGCACGTACGACATCTACAAGACGACGCGGTACAACGCCCCGTCCGTGGAGGGCACGCGCACCTTCGACCAGTACTGGAGCGTCCGGCAGTCGAAGCGGACGGGCGGCACCATCACCACCGGCAACCACTTCGACGCGTGGGCCCGCGCCGGCATGCCCATGGGCAGCTTCAAGTACTACATGATCATGGCGACCGAGGGTTACCGGAGCAGCGGCAGCTCCAACATCACCGTGCACACGGGACCGTGACGATGAGCACCGGCGCACCTTCCCCGCGCGCACTGCTCACGGCGCTGACGGTCCTCGCGACGGCCGCCGCCGCCACCCTCACCGCCGCGGCCCCCGCCGGCGCGGCGCGGGCGGCGGCCTGCACCGGGTACGTCGGGCTCACCTTCGACGACGGGCCGTCCGGCAACACGACGAGACTGCTCGACGCGCTCCGGCGGAACGGGCTGCGGGCCACGATGTTCAACCAGGGCCAGTACGCCGCCGCCAACCCGGCGCTGGTCCGGGCCCAGGTGGCGGCCGGCATGTGGGTCGGCAACCACAGCTACACGCACCCGCACCTGACCCGGCTGGGCCAGGCGCAGATCGACTCCGAGATCTCCCGCACCCAGCAGGCCATCGCCGGCGCGGGAGGCGGCACCCCGAAACTGTTCCGCCCGCCGTACGGCGAGACGAACTCGACGGTGCGGTCGGTCGCGGCCCGCCACGGCCTGACCGAGATCATCTGGCACGTGGACTCCCAGGACTGGAACGGCGCGAGCACGGACGCGATCGCGCAGTCGGCCGCCCGCCTCACCAACGGCCAGGTCATCCTCATGCACGACTGGTCCGCCAACACCCTCGCCGCGATCCCCCGCATCGCCCAGAACCTGGCCTCCCGAGGCCTCTGCCCGGGCACGATCTCCCCCCAGACGGGACGCGCGGTGTCCCCCGGCTGACCCGACGACCCCGGAACCTCGCAGCACATCCCCGGCCGCCCCCGCCGGCCTTCGTACCTGAGTACGTGTGCTCATGACGGTCCCCTCCCGGGCCGGGATCCTGGTGGTATGAGGAACTGGGGATTGCTCTCGGCCGGGGCCGCGCTCGTCGGTGGTGTGCCCGTTGCCGCTTGGGGACTGATGGGGCAGCAGAACCACGAGGGGCTGCCGGCGAGTGAGCTCGACTACGCCTTCCAGCCGTGGGACATCGGGGACGGCGTCGCCGCGGTGCTCGGCGGGCTCGCGCTGGTGCTGGCGGGGCTGGGCGCGACCGTGCTCGTGCGGGGTGCCCGGCGCGGGGCGCTGGATCCGCGCTGGTGGGGGGTGATCGGGCCGCTGGTGGTCGTCGGGCTGATGACCGGGGTGGGCTGGCGGATCCTCACCGCGGGGGGTGTCGGCGCCAACATCGGGGCCGGGCTGTTGATCATCTTCGGTACGCCGTTCGTCGCCGGGCTGTCGCTGTGGGCCCTGGCGTGGGGCGTGTGGCTGGTGACCGACCGGAGCGGGGACGGCGGCCGGGCCGGCGGCGGGGAGCTGGGCGGGTTCGCCTCCCGGGGGGTGTGACGGCCGGGCTGCTTGGCCGAAAATCCCCGACGGGTCGACGGCAGGGGCGGCAACGTCCGTATCCCCGGGGGAGGTTCACCTAGGTTGGTGGACCGGTGTCCTTTCCCACCCCCCAGGAGGCCCTGCCGTGCCCGACGACAGCCTGCGCGCCCGTATCGACACCTCCAAGCCGCACTCGGCCCGCTTCTGGAACTACTTCGTCGGCGGCAAGGACAACTACGAGGTCGACCGCGAGATCGGCGACCAGATCAAGTCGATCTTCCCGGGCCTGGTCGACGTGGCGGTCACGAGCCGCCGGTTCCTGGGGCGCGCGGTCCGGTACCTGGCCGGGGAGCAGGGCGTGCGGCAGTTCCTGGACGTGGGCACCGGGCTGCCGACCGCCGACAACACGCACGAGGTCGCCCAGCGCGTGGCCCCGGACGCCCGGATCGTCTACGTCGACAACGACCCCATCGTCCTGGCCCACGCCAACGCGCTCCTCACGAGTACGCCCGAGGGCAGGACGGCGTACCTGGACGCCGACCTCTACGACCCCGAGGCCGTCCTGGAGGCCGCGGCGGGCACGCTCGACCTCTCGCGGCCGGTGGGGCTGATGATCCTCAACACGCTGGGGCACGTCGCCGAGTACGAGCGGGCGCGGGAGCTGGTGCGGCGGCTGATGGCCGGGCTGCCGGCCGGGAGCCATCTGGTGATCAGCGACAGCACGGCGACGAGTGAGGGCATGATCGCCGCGTCCGAGGCCTATAACGCGAGTGGGGCCGTGCCGTACTACGTGCGGCCGGTCGCTGAGGTCGCGGGGTTCTTCGAGGGGCTGGAGCTGGTCGAGCCGGGGATCGTGCGGGTGCCGGAGTGGCGGCCGGACTCGGAGGACGCCGATGCCAGTGCGGTGGACGCGTACTGCGGTGTCGGACGCAAGCCGTAGGTCCGTGGGTCGGTGCGGCGCCGTGGGGGCTGGTCGCGCAGTTCCCCGCGCCCCCAGGACAAGCCAGGCCCCTTCACCCGTCCGGGTCCGTCACCCCGGCCCCCACCGCCCCCCACGCGATAATCAGGACATGCCCGACCCATCCCCCGTCCCCCAGCCGATCAGCCGGCTGCTCGGGGATCTGGTCGCGGTGGGTGAGGCCCACTCCCTCGTTCTCGCCGGCGGGTACGCGGTGCTGGCCCACGGCCTCGTGGCGCGGGCCGGGCGGGACGTGGATGTCGCCACCGAGCACCCCGCCGGGATGGACGCCATCGCCGACACGGTCCGGACCGGGCTGGTGGCACGCGGCTGGCTGGTGCGGACCCTGGAGACCGGCCCGCTGGCCGCCCAGTTCCTCGTCACCGACGCGGCGAGCGGTGAGGAGTTCGAGGTCGGCCTGCGCAAGGAGGTGCTGTGGCGCCCGCCCGTGCTCACGGAGCTCGGGCCGGCCCTGTCCCTCGAGGACCTCGTCGGCACCCGGGTGCGGGACCTGGCCGACCGGGGACTCACCCGCGACCTGGTCGACGTACACGCCGCCTCGGCCCGCTGGAGCCACCCCGAACTGGAGGAGCTGGGCCGCCGGCACGCCCCCGACACCTTCGACCTCACCGATCTCCAGGCCCGGCTGACCGGCACGGACTGGCTCGACGACAGCGCGTTCACCGCCCAGGGCCTCGATGTCGGGGCCGTCGCGGGGCTCCGCCGCTGGGCGCAGGAGTGGGCCGACGACATCGCGGAGCGGCTCATCGAGGGCGAGGCTCCCGACGAGGAGTGACCCGCGGGACTTACCGGTCGGTACCCTGACCGGATGGGGAAAGGGGCAGGCGGGCAGGTGGGAGTCGTGGCCGCGCTGGTACGGGCGGCGTTCCTGGTGGACGGGGTGTACGCGGAGGCCAGCCGGTCGTACGGGCTGACGCCGCAGCAGGGCCAGCTGCTCTGTGTGCTGCTGCCGCAGCCGTACGGGATGGGTGAGCTCGGCGAGACGCTGGGGCTGGCGAAGTCGAGTCTGACCGGGCTGGTGGACCGGACGGTGCGGCGGGGGCTGGTCCGGCGGGAGGCCGATCCCCGGGACGGGCGGGCCGTGCGGGTGGGGC
This genomic stretch from Streptomyces sp. Go-475 harbors:
- a CDS encoding MDR family MFS transporter; translated protein: MSAVMRERPAVRAGRTPMVVRLLVLATFVVILNETIMINAIPRLMESLHITEQSAQWVSTAFMLTMAAVIPVTGWFLQRVTTRQAYAIAMGVFLAGTALSAVAPTFEVLLLGRIVQAAGTAVMMPLLMTTLMIVVPEHDRGRVMGNVTLAISVAPALGPAVSGLILQVGSWRLLFVVVLPIAALVTVFGLRKVENIGEPQVSSIDWFSVGVAALGFGGLVYGLSLFGDTDGSVASAIGIAVAGAAAIAVFVVRQLKLQRTDVPLMDLRTLGHRTYALSLALMSIGFLAMLGSMILLPLYLQNLRGLSPLETGLLLMPGGLVMGLLGPTVGKVFDKFGSRPLVLPGSVGMVLALGGFTQVSMTMPYWQVLGLHALLMVSLAATFTPVFTLGMGALPPHLYSHGSSMLGTLQQVAAAFGTALVVTVMSARTSHLVADGIAAAPAQVGGMKLAFGVAAALALLTIAVAAKLPHRIADAGAQEHDGADTDVPADGRPGHGEPATADTDVPGDGRPGRGEPVTADEI
- a CDS encoding LysE family translocator; translated protein: MDILALLPAFAVAVLLISASPGPAMLLVFRQAAFRGPRAAVPTVLGLEAGLYLWALAAGAGLAALVAASEVAFVVLRVVGAVFLVCLGVKAWRTAWRSRTGAEAAPADTDASITPPVSRGGWWAAFGEGTVVMLANPKAAFFMIAFYPQFVPANRPLFATTALLAAVQVLIETAFYLGLAAVAGRAGAWFRRPRIRRRVDAVSGGVLVALGLRLATTTR
- a CDS encoding beta-glucoside-specific PTS transporter subunit IIABC, producing the protein MTTTSTYESIAEEVLRGVGGKGNVRSLAHCATRLRFVLVDPSRADKAAVESTSGVITVVEAGGQFQVVIGNTVGHVYDAVVAQGVDGTGGGSTGGPLSRVIDLVTSIFIPFLWTLAAAGLLKALLTVAVKISPGFGATSTYAIWFAAADAVFQFLPILLAVTAAKRFKANQFTAIVIACALVYSATIAVMPGAHGASVTLQAFAQGGGKLTFLGIPVVMANYLSAVVPTILAVYVQSHVERLAERVLPAMVRNFGTPLVTLALVVPASFLAIGPVSTWIGDTLASGVDQLWGLSPWAAGTLLGGLWQVLVVFGLHWAFIPIAFQQLATTGHTDLAGALFAPVLAQAAATFAVFLRTRDRDLKAVAGPAALSGFLAGVTEPAVYGVTLRLKRPFVFACVGGAVGGGIATAGGSAATSFVLPGAITVTSTLNVGSFALQLLGCGIGMVIAFALTLVVGFKDLPAASGSPSDAASHGKASQGGTASQDGIATLVAPVAGKVVPLAEVADQVFASGAMGSGLAVIPSEGKVYAPLSGTLVSVMPHAFGIRSDSGVEVLVHIGLNTVELQGRGFTPAVAQGQRVNAGDPLTDVDLQVITDAGYDPITVLIVTDPGAHTAVVPTATGDVQPRRAALDLVG
- a CDS encoding calcium-binding protein, with the translated sequence MRATTRLALLGTGVALVATALGGTAAQAEDGGSGDITIDKVVVNGGKPVVVGTTKAVTAKVSVTASDDSGIKETTYISASGPKPNYAQIWYEDGEITCVEVSATTSTCTGTLTFDPQAATGFVDNKAAATWNLRTLVSAHDYDYIHRDAATTFKVQRHSKLTVDASPEPVKKGKTITVTGKLSRANWEDNLYHGYANQPVKLQFRKKGSNTYTTVKTIKSNSTGNLKTTVTASTDGYFRYSFAGTATTPAVNATGDFVDVR
- a CDS encoding HPr family phosphocarrier protein, whose translation is MPERYATVQCSRGLHARPAAALAREAAATSHRITIRRPDGNPVPASSTLMVLSLGLKEGEKVILTSDDETAGPALDQLAALLATDLDAQG
- a CDS encoding dihydrofolate reductase family protein, producing MGRVICDITVSVDGYAAGVGQSEERPFGADGGDGTGNRLHAWMFETPDENRAEVEAMTAAGAFVMGRNMFGPVRGAWDRRWNGWWGGDPPFHAPVFVLTHHPREPEPMDGGTTYHFVTDGIASALERARAAAGGGDVLVLGGATTVNQYLAAGLVDELRLHIVPLTLGAGTRLFDGVPPLDLEQVASRSARQVTHVRYRVLS